In Motacilla alba alba isolate MOTALB_02 chromosome 17, Motacilla_alba_V1.0_pri, whole genome shotgun sequence, the DNA window ACGGGGCGGGGAGGCGCGGGCGCGCAGGCGCGGTGGGCGCGGCGCGCGCGCTCGGGGCCGCCATGGCGCGCTCGGTGCCGCCATGGCGCGCTCGGTGCcgctgctgtgggtgctgctgccggGGCTGGCGGCGCTGGAGCCGCTCAGCGTGGGGCTGGCCATCGGCGTGGCCTCGGCGCTCACCGGCTACCTGTCCCACCCCAGGTTCTACTGCAGCTACGTGGAGTGCTGCCCCCGCGCCGGGCAGCGCCTCAACGCCAGCGGTacggcgggggcggggggcggccgggctGCCCCCGAGCTCGGCCGCTCAccggggcagcgcggcccgGGGCGTGCGCGGTGACCGGCGGTGCTGAGCTGTCCCTCTCCCCGCAGCGCTGAAGGCGCAGCTGGACAACAGGCTCTTCGGGCAGCACCTGGCCAAGGACGTGGTGCTGAAGGCGGTGCTGGGCTTCAGCAACAACCCCAGCCCCAAGAAGCCGCTGATGCTGTCGTTGCACGGCTGGGCCGGCACCGGCAAGAACTTCCTCAGCCAGATCCTGGCCGAGCAGGTCCACCCCGCCGGCCTGCGCAGCAAGTTCGTCCATCTCTTCCTGGCCACCCTGCACTTCCCCCACCACGACCAGGTCAAGCTGTACAAGgtgaggaggggcaggaggtggccCGGGTACCCCAGCGGGTGCCTGAAGCGCTGCTGGGGGTGTCCTGCGCTTCTCCCGCCGGGATGAGCTCCGCTGATGGGAGCATGATGCTGACAATGCCGAGGTTGTGAGTTCGATCCCTGTACGGGCCAGTCACTTTATAGCTGGACTcgatggtccttgtgggtcctttctaactcagaatattctgattCATGTGCCTGACAGCTGGAGGTGTGCAGCTGGGAATTCCAAAGTTGGTGCTTAGGAGGGACAGAAGGGGAAGTTCATGCATAAAGAAAAAGACATCAAAAAGCCGAGAAATCAAACCCGAGATAGTTTCCGTTTCCTAGCGCTACCCTCTCACTGATGCCATCTGCTGCTGATTCATTCCCGTGCTCGCTGCAAGGAGAGTTTCTCGTTCCAGCTGCATTATCCTGGCTGTCCGGGATGGAAGGCACCTTTTCCTCAGCCCCTGCGGGGGCCATGCTTTGCGTTTATGACTGAAACAGTGTTGGTAATTTTGAGCACACATGGTGTTTGGGCTGTTACAGTAGTGCTTGTACAGCTTCAAAGCTTGCTTGTTTTTCCCACTCATATCGAGCTGGCTGGGGTGGGCAAGAGATGGGGAGGGGGTACAGCCTGGACAGCTGACCCCCACTaccattttctctgttttttcctctttcattcaCCAGCCAGTGAGTGTGGGATACTGAAATTTAATAGTGTGTCCCCAGAATCATCTGTCATATACAAGAGTCTTGCAGTACATCCAGTAAAGACCTTGTTTTTCAGTGGCTTTCAACCTCTTGTTCCAGGAACAGCTGCAGAACTGGATTCGAGGCAATGtcagtgcctgtccctcctCTGTCTTCATTTTTGATGAGATGGACAAAATGCATCCGGGTGTCATCGATGCCATCAAGCCCTTCTTAGACTATTACGAGGAGGTTGATGGGGTGTCCTACAGGAAAGCCATCTTCATCTTCCTCAGGTCTGTGGCACCAATTTCTGTCATTCTGAGATACTGAATGTTTATTTATGATGATAGTGATGCTTCTTGGGCACCTCATtcaaagaagagcaaaaaatgCTCTGGAAGGAAGATTCTCTGTGCAAAGACAGTGAGGAGCAGTCTGAACTTGTGCCTGTGGCTGTAGTGGAGCAGGTCTGATGCTGTGCTTGGCCACTGCAGCGTGCTGAGCTCATGAAGCTGGCCCAGAGCACAGGACATAAGAGAGTTCACATTTTGGGATGGGTGTACCAAGTACTGGACCTTGCTGGCATGGAGTTCAATATCTTCAGAGCAGCTGGTCTGGTGCTGTTTGGGATCTGTGGCTCTGAGAGTGTTGATAGCACACCAGTGTTTGTGAATGATGTTTGCAAAGCTTCAAGGCTTTTCCCACACTAGGCTGGGGTTGGCAGGAGGATgggtggggacacagctgggacagctgacctgaaGTGCCCAGGAGGACATTTAATACTGTGGCATGCCATGCTCAGTAATAAAAACAGGGGTGAGAAAAAAAGTGGGGTTTCATCTTTAAGGTGATGGTTCTTCTGATGATGCCAGCATTTGCCTGGGCATTTgtctggctgtgagggtggtaacTGATTTCCTTAGTcttccttggggtttttttctcctctttttctcctcgTATTAAACTATCTTTATCTTGACCCACAAGTCTTCAGACTTTTGTTCTtcctattttctcttttcatgctACTGAGGCAGGAGGGAGTAAGCAAGTGGCTGTGTAagtgcttggctgctggctgggggcaACCCACCACACACTGATGACTACTTAAGGAACTAGAGACTTTCCCTAAGTTTTGGCTTACAGGATTCTTTTTGATGATTTGTTTGATATCAAGGAGATTAGCAATATGTGTAACAGGCTGCAAAAGAAATTCTGGTTCACTTGCGTCTGTTTTTCACCActgtatgtttttcttttatgatcAGCAATGCAGGTGGTGATTTAATTAACAAAGCAGCTCTTGACTTCTGGACAAGTGGAAAGCGCAGGGAAGATATTCAGCTGAAAGACCTGGAGCCCTTGCTGTCTGTAGGAGTCTTCAACAACAAGAATAGTAAGTCACCTTGCCCCAAAAATAGGAAATTCATTCCTCAATGGCTGAGACAAACTGCTCTGTGAATCCAGCCTGGCTTGTGGATCCTGTCATATGCAGGATCAAGTTTAAAAAACTCCttcttatgattttttttccccccaatttaTCCAGGTGGGCTGTGGCACAGTAGCATCATTGACAGGAACCTTATTGACTACTTTGTCCCTTTCCTGCCCTTGGAGCAAAGGCACGTGAAGATGTGTGTCAGGGCTGAAATGGCAGCCCGTGGCTATGCTGTGGATGAGAGGATTGTTCAGGAAGTGGCTGATGAGATGACCTACTTCCCCAAGGAGCAGAGGATCTACTCTGATAAAGGCTGCAAGACTGTACAGGCCAAGCTGGATATTCATGAAGACCTTGTGATGAGAGATACGAACACCAGGGGTTGATTTCCACTTTGAGTCTCCACAGCACTTTCAGAGCTTTTGGAAATCTGTGTATTTGCACTTACACTTTTTTACTGTTGCAGGGAGTATGGTGAAAATACCAGAATGAGCTGTATGGGCTTTGTAGCTTATgtgtttgggtggttttttttttttttttttttggttttttggggttttttttatgtaacATAGAATTGGGACTTGGAGATCATCTAGTGAcatcctctgccatgggcagggccactTTCCACTGAATCAGGTCACTCAcagtcccatccagcctgttCATCTCTAAGCTGGCTGGTATCCCAGTGTTGCCCCTTTAGTTTTCTTTTAGTCTATAGAGAATTTCTAGTTTGACACACAGCACTGGGTACAGCCTCTCCTGCTTTATTGTTCCAAGTGCTGGGATTATGAAGTATTTAATTCCTCTTTCCACATAAACTAGAAtggaacaaaggaaaacagaggaatTCTTTCCAGATAGTTGTACTCTGTTCCATGTACGTGGTCCTGTTGACATTCACAGTGAAATGGAGGGATGTGTGCTGTGTTCTGAACTGTGATCATGTCTGCAGGGTGAACTCCTTGGTGCATTGCAGTAAGAAGATGATATGGTAGAAGTCTTCCTGTGCCTCAGCTGGGCACATCCTCCATCTCCCAGTACAGTAATAATGACAGGGAAGTCATTATGAGCTCCTATAAATCTGTTACTAAATAATAGAGAGAgggcaggggaagaggaagTAAGAGCTTGCCCCATgtttcttttggggaaaaataaattgttgaAGTATTCTTTAAATGGACTAAGTAAATTTGTGACTCCAGGTCTTCCTAAACCGAGGGACCCATTCGAGAGGTCTGTTACAACATACCAGGCCAGTCTTTTGTACTTAAGCAAAAAATCAATCATGAGAATTCAACTGTTGCAGTTTGTCAGATTAATCTGTGTGGGCTCCTGGGCCTGAAGTCTGTGAGGTCTTTagtccctccctgctgctcctgctggtcaAGGTGTGGATGATGCTACTGTTGGAAGACACTTgaatggaagaaattatttttgatagTGTATTTTTATGCTGAAATGTAAGCAACAGCAACAAGCCTATACCTCACTAGTTAGGTATGTTTTATAAAAGAATGCCTGTGTGAAAGGGTGAGAGATGAGTTGAGAAGCTGGGAAAGATCAATTTAACCTTCACCCAGTGGGGAGGCTGGGTGTTAAACGCTGTTGCAAGCTTTAACTCTTAGTCTCCCAGCACTTGTGTATCGAATGTTGTAATGCAAGACAGAAGTGCCTTTCACTTCGTTGGTTGTACTGTGGTTTTAAATTGGTACAAAGGAGGGGGCTGTTTTAATGCTGCATCATCTATTCCCTCACTTGTTCTTAAACTTCCTTTAAGAGGTAATGCTAATTATAGGTGTCATTACAATTACGTTAATTCAAATTACAACAGAGAGTTTAGCGCTCATGTCAAGCTCTAAATTTAAAGTGTTGGTTGCCTTTTACAGCCCCACTGGAGTTTGTCAAACGTTGGCAAGCTGTTCACAGTGATGCAATCTCCAGAGCCAAACACTAGCAAGCCATTAACCTTGGGACATTGGACTGTCACTTTTCAGTGTGATGTTTTCCCTACTAACTGATTTATTCGTAGTTGTATATGCTGCATCCAGTTTCACTTactccaaaaagaaaatatttgtgctgtTTCAAAACACTAAATACTACTGTACTGCAGTTGGAATAAATCCTAAGTTACTTCTTCTCTCTTGGTTAATCATTTTCAGATATAGGAAAGTACTAGAAAGCTGCACTGCACGTTTCTGCTGCACTTCCTTGGTAAGTGTGGGGCAGCCGTTGGCAGCAGCTCACCCCTCACTGAAGGGTCAGTTGTGACCCACATGTTGTGCTCTGAGGATGCACCAGGGAATGtcagggagctgcctgggaagcacaggctctgctggtCACTTGGACTTCACCACTCCTGGGCCAGCTCAGCTGCTTGTCCTCCCTGGGCACACCAGGCTCTGGGCCAggctgccaggacagcagcacttCCCATTTCAGTGGATTTAAACCATGGCCTCTGCTTAATCAGCAGTGTGAGATCTCAGAAtactgcctgcagctgcttgtCCTGGACACTGGCAGGAACAGAACTCACTCTTGGGACTGCTCAGCTCCTCTCACTTGGCCAATGGGCTGTTCCTCTGGGCAGCAGGCCTTTCCCCCATGACACTTTCCTTTAAGTTGTCTGATCCAGTCTTAAATGGCCTATTAACTAGAATAATGGCCAAAGTTACCCAGTCCTAGCAAGAAAGTGAGGACCTTAGCTCTGAAACCATCCAGAGAAGGAATAACAACAGGATCAGAAGGATCAGATCTGGGAGTGATTTCAGGCACAGCCATGTCTCTTACCCagatggagctgctcctggccagatCTGCAGAACAGGACAGAGATTAAACAGAGGCAGTCTCCACCCTTCCCACATCATTCCTGCTCTCCATGGGAAGTTTCCATCTACCCTGGGCAATTCGGGGCTGCGAGAGATACTGGGGGTAGCACTGCATATCAAATACTTGTATTGATGCTGTACTAGCACACAAAGCAGAACTAAGATAGTCCTGGAAGAGCCACCAGGCAGCTTGGTTGTACTGATTCTCTTGGTACCAGACCACAGGCCAAGTTTATCACCATTACATCTGCTTTTTCCCATTAGCCAGCTATTTGCTGTAATCAGGAAGGCAAAGAAACAGATAAATACCCGAGTTCAAAGCACTCATTTGCTGACAAATAGCAGGATTGATAATTTGCATATCACACACCTTCAGAGCAAGTGGACAGTTGGAGCCTCgctggccttttttttttcccttgcagagAAAACTCCAAGATGCTGCCACTGAAAATGTGGGGGGCTTCAAACAGAGCCTGCAGTGTTCAGGCAGTGGTAGCAcagtgggaggaggaggtgagcaGCAGGGTTTTAACTGGTCTCTACAAGACAAGTTCATCCTTATTGAGCACACATGCATCTAGGAAGTCTGCCTCTACAAAAAGCACATGGCTGTAATTAGTATAAACAGGCCAGAAGTGCAGTTTCCACTCCAAGCTTGATTTGTTTCACCAGATAGGAGGAGATGTGACTGTGCTATCTCTGCCCTTTgaacagcagaagcagaacCTGTACTCAAGCACAGCTGGAACTGCCAGGAATGCAGGGTGCTCTTCCTCAACAGGGAGTAAATTTGTGCAAAATTAGTATCAGATCACTGAATGCAAAAACCACCAGAAGGTAGCtaagaaatacatttctgatgagaaaagtttattttgaaCAGCAACTGGAATGTAAAAAGCCTCTGCAGTGCCTCACATTCAGAAACAAGTCTAAAACCCTTCACAATAACTTCAGTGGACACATTTTATGggttattttcttcaaatgccTTTAGatctgcctccatccctgcctcaaAAGCACACAGTATGGTGAGAAGATGAAAAAGGGAAACCCTGCAAGCTGACCCCAGAATTCAACACGTAAGTGAAGAAGAGAAACCTCTTTTCAATTTCCATGGTGTAAAATTTAATCTCTACACATTTCCCATGACATTGCAGCTTTTCCATGAAGCTGACTCACCACTCCCAGAGCAGTTCTCCCTCCTGAGATCACTCCTGGGAGAGCCTGCTGTGGGCAACATGAAGACTAACCTAGAACAGGAACTAAGTACAGCAGTGAGCCATTTCAGGATTTTAACTCACTTCATTGTGACACTAAGTCTGCTCTCTGAACACTGTTCACTACAAAGAGTTTTGTATTCTCGGTTTGACACATAGGAGACTCAATTAGACATCAGTTTTGAAAAAGACAATGGCACTGTATGCCcagatttttaaattccagAATCCCCCCTTATCTTTACTGGACCCAAGCTGTTGAAGGCAAAAAGACACATGTtctatttttaatgcatattcCCACACAGGACCAATGAAGGCTTTCAGAGACACGGGAACTTTGATTAAAATTCTCAATATTGTCTAGAGATCATCCACATCAGAgcaaaatcaattaaaattaggttatggtctcagtcCTTCTATACCTGTCGAGAATCTGCCAAAGGGCTCTGATGATCACACATGATTCAAGAGTCTTCAGCCCTGCCAGATCCAGGAATTCCCAAAGCAGTTCCTTCTTACCTTCACAGTACAAGGCTGAAGCACTCAGGAGCTGTGATGGTGACAAAAATGCAGAGGCACTGCTGCTTATTTACACACCAGTTAAAAAATAGtgttcctttctttaaaaagtacttaaaaatgaaatgtctcAGGTCCCCCACTTTGTGATTAAGTTAAATTTGCTTCTTTGCAGGTTGGAGCAATAAAGCATTAGAAGTCATAATAATAATCCAGCTTTGCATCCACAGTTTTACATCCTTTATCTGAATAGATTCTCTCCTCTCTGGGGAAGTAGGTCATCTCCTCAGCTATCCTGCTCACAATGTCTTCATCCACAGCGTAGCCACGAGACTCAATCTCAACCCTGACACACATTTTCACATGTTTGTATTCCAGAGGCAGGAAAGGAATGAAGTAGTCAATGAGGTTTCTGTCAATCAAGGTGCTGTGCCAAAACCCACCTGCAAAGGGAAAGAGGTTTGTTAGTATTTCTCTAGTTAAACACTGCCAGAGGTTGGATGGGAGCAAGGGGCAGTTCACAGCTGAGAATTCTCCTAGGATTTTAGGCACTACAGTGCACAAGTCAATACAAGCCCCCTCTCATGTTACTTTGTGCATAAAATTTTGGACAGACGCATAAATGTGGTCCTTTAGGCTGAATGAATGAATTTTGACTGTGCTTGAGCCTTGCTCTCCAGGTGCTGGTCTCATACCTTTCCCTCTCTCACCTacacagaaacagattttctctCTTATCAGCTCTCCCAGACCAgatttctcattccttttttttgagCTTGTATCTAAACTTTTTAAGAAGCACAGTGAGTTTGCTTCCAATGCTAAATTTAGAGCATAATTATGTTAAAACCTCTTTTCGCCAGAAGTTCAGTGTGAGGAAACCTGTGAGGCACTTCCCCCAAAACGTGCAGCAAACAGGCCGGTGGCCAAGGTGCACACTGAGCTCCTGAATCCTCACCCATCCTGGGAGCCAACTGCAGGCcccaaaactgcatttttgctCCTCACAAGCCAAAAACTGGAGGCTACATCAAGAAGAAACTACAGCTTGTAAAAATGCAGCTAAATGCAGCCCTTCCCTTTTGTGTAACTTTCACCACCTGAAAAGCAATCCCAGCTTTACTCactatttttgttgttgaagACAGACACAGAGAGTGCATTTTGGATATCTGTGAGCTGGATATCTTCCCTTGTCCTCCCATTTCTCCAGAAATCTAGTGCTACCTCTGTTATCTTTTCAGCTCCTGCATTGCTAAgtaaagagaaagcagagattGCAGCTGGGGTTAGTTTTAAAAGGTGAAGTTATGAAGTAAAAGCATGGAGTGTTCAGAACAGCAACCCTGAGAAGCCACTGTTTACCTGAGGAAGATGAAGATGGCTTGTCTGTAGGACACCCCATCCAGCAGCTCATAGTAGTCCAGGAAGGGCTTGATTGAGTCAATGAGCCCCGCGTGCATTTTATCCATTTCATCAAATATGAAGAGAGACCGGGGACAGACGCTCACATTGCCCCGAATCCACGACTGCAGCTGGTCCTGAGTGCCATAAAAGTGAAAAGATGCTGAAAGACTTTGTgttgaaaagacagaaaaaaaaaaaaaaaaaaaagcactttctgTTCATGGAACCTTGTCCTGAAGGAGTTGTTTCAGTGGTGTCATTTTAATAGCTTTGGCTTCTTGACTAAAACATGGTTACAAGCTGTAAATGAAACCTCAACAAAATCTCATGCTGGTTCTGCAAAATTTGAAGACGCCAAGAGACAGGATAGGAGAAGCAGAAATTCTCCTAGATATTcctatgaaaagcaaaaatgaaagtgCACAGTAGGACAAAAAACGGGTCCCATCAAGGAACAGCCAAACAAAGCCAAGCTCTGACAAGTCAGATGATGACTTTTGGCAGCACTGTGGTCTAAACAACCTTAACATCAGCAATATTAAATTTGctacccagcagcagcagtgagaaattGCACCTGCCATCACTGGcagaaggagaaacaaaattaaactgtGTTTTAATCAATCAGAAGTTAAATGAAGACAATTACAAGTCCTTCTTACAACACTGCTGTCCAGAAAGGCTAATGCTTTATTGCACTGAAAGGGTCTCTCACTTCAGCATTGCATTTTCACCTTGAGTACTACATTCAAGATCAATAATGCATTCACTGGGGGAAGAGGGCTGATGTGCTGGTAGATGAATGAGAAATAACTGGTTCTGACTATTTTCAGTGATTCATCaccttttaatttattctgctCAGTCCCTGGAGTGCAGGTGTATTGGGGATAAGCAGCAATACTTCCTCCTACTGCCTCAGGCAGCAAATTTCCCCAGCGTATTCACCTCACAACAAATGCAGAAAGACATCACTATGTTTCAAAATAGCTCAGTTaaaaggagggggaaataagttgtaaaagagaaaatgtctATTTCCTCCATTTGGAAATCAGGTTTGCAGACCATCCTGTTCCTATTTTTAACACACACAAACTGAGTATCAACATGCAGTACTACAAGACAGTGTACTCATCCAAACTGTGCTGTGAAcaaattcagaacaaaaaaaccccataaaacaCATCCAAGCTACTGCTCCATTCTATCTCCCTGCCTACAGAACTGACACAATTCCAAATACATTTACCTGTACCTTTCTGACAGAAGAGTATTTTGTGATTTTGCTTTACAGCTCGGAAATGGATCCATAGAAAACTAAATAACCTGCTCAGTGTGCAGTAGAATAGACAATGATGCCTCAGAGAGCCCCTGTGAGCTTGCCATGGTGCCTGACAAACCTGGGGGTCACCAGGTTGTTTCCCAGAGTCATGAactatttgggttttttttgcagcgCCCACCAACACATCACCTAACTAGGAATCGTGTTTATCCTTAAGTCAGTCCCATCTCTAAGCAAAGTGCAGAATGGAAATTAAACCATATCACTCTTCCCTAAAGAGAGGctcaaaacacacaaaaaacttCACATTCATGGGAAAAGCAATCCTGATGGATGTTAGTACAGTTCTGTACAGAAGATTGCATCCTGGTGGATGTTAGTTACACAGTTCTGCACAGAAGACCACAAAGCTGGCACAGCATACATGTTACTATATAAAATAACATCTAGGTCTGATGTACTGATCATGCCGTGCCATTTATAACTCACTGCAGCACAACTCATTCTTACCTTGTAGAGATTGATGCTGTGAGCGTGAGGAAAGTGTAAAGTTGCCACGAACTGATGGACATATTTACTCTGCAGACCTCTTTTATAAATGCTTTCGGCGACGATCTTACTGACAAAGTTTTTGCCTGTTCCAGTCCACCCGTGCAAGGAAAGCGCGAGAGGCTTTTTGGCGTTGGTATTGTTCAAGAAACCCCTCACGGCTTTTACAACCACCTTGCTCACCAAGTGCTGCCCGAACAGCTTCTTGTCCAGATTCTCCTGCAGAGCTGCGTGGAGAGACCACACCGTCAGCGGCGGGGAGGGCCGGGGAGGGCTCAGCCCGCCCGCGGTggcggccgccggccccgggcagGGGCCAAAGGGCCAGGCAGGAGCGGCGGCCCTCGGGAAGGCCCCGCGGGCTCTGCCCGgctcccggcgccgccgctgccctcCCGCCACCTCCCCTCAGCCCATCCCGGTCCCGCaccggcggcggcgcgcgggTCGTGCCGGTGCAGGCAGCACTCCCTGAAGTAGCAGTAGAGCCGCGGGTAGGAGATGAAGCCGGTGAGGGCCGAGGCGGCGGCGCCCGCGATGGCGAGTCCCACGCTGATGGGCTCCACGGCGCCGGCCGGCGTGAGGAGCGGCAGCAGCACCAACGCCAGGGCCGCCCGCAGCGCGCCCCGCCGCAGATTCATCGCCCGCCCGGCCCAGCCGCCCGGCGGCCGCTTCCGCCCCTCGGCGCCGCTTCCGCCGCCGCCATGGCGGGTGCGGGGAGAGGCGGGGCCGGCGCTGAGGGGCGGCCGCCATGTTTGGGCGGGAACGGGCGGGGCCAGCGCTGAGGGGCCGAGGCGCCGCCGCCATGTTGGGGCGGGCACCAGCGGAAGGCGGCCTCGCGCAGTGCAGTTAATAAACATTACATTCTGTGGCCGTGTCGCCGGGTGTTAGAATAGAGGAATCAAAGAATCGTCATGGTTAGAAGAGACCTTTAACACCATCGTGACCAACCGTccatccagcactgccactgtaACCCCTAAACCACAAAAACGCACACCACCCAGTGCCTCCAGGAATGGtgctccaccacctccctgcgTACCCCATTCCAAAGCCTGACCACCCAAACAGTGggaaattttgtttctaatatCGAATCCAAATCAAATCTCCCCTGTCTCAGCTTAAGGCTACCTGTTCGAGGAATCTTCCGCTGACCTGCACAGGGCAAAAGATCAGGGGCAAACTCACCCCTGGCCGGACATGGGAattcttccccttctctgaGAAAAAGTGAAATCAGAGGTTGTCCCTACCCACCCTGGAGTTGTCACTTCTGAGTGATGGGACAATCTGGCCATCAGCaccaccaaaacccacaaaccagGAAAAACCCATCAGCATgaattccagaagaaaaaatgctACAATAACTTAAAAAACACCTTTACTATTTTCAAGTTACAAATCTTCTCTACAAGTACCCACACTGCACTTCTGGGGAAGACATGTGGACAAGAAGACAAGCTCCCAAGAGCTTTACATTTACAAACAAAACAGCATTGCTGCTTTTAAAGGATCTCTTTTTTATGCTATTAAGatggtgaaaagaaaaatctataaaaGCCACTTTATTTTCTCACTAAAAATTGCCAACCATGAAActcattttccattaaaaaactTCATTTATAAGAACATATTTATATACAAAGTTACACCAACCAGAGTTCACAATCACCTGCAAACTGATTCACTACAAGATCACAAAGGAAGAGCTTCATAGGTAACATCAGCATCTGAAGGTAGTGACTCCTCCCAACATCCATCGCAGGTCTCTGACACAAAATCCTTTATTGGT includes these proteins:
- the TOR1B gene encoding torsin-1B isoform X2, translated to MARSVPLLWVLLPGLAALEPLSVGLAIGVASALTGYLSHPRFYCSYVECCPRAGQRLNASALKAQLDNRLFGQHLAKDVVLKAVLGFSNNPSPKKPLMLSLHGWAGTGKNFLSQILAEQVHPAGLRSKFVHLFLATLHFPHHDQVKLYKEQLQNWIRGNVSACPSSVFIFDEMDKMHPGVIDAIKPFLDYYEEVDGVSYRKAIFIFLSNAGGDLINKAALDFWTSGKRREDIQLKDLEPLLSVGVFNNKNSGLWHSSIIDRNLIDYFVPFLPLEQRHVKMCVRAEMAARGYAVDERIVQEVADEMTYFPKEQRIYSDKGCKTVQAKLDIHEDLVMRDTNTRG
- the LOC119709038 gene encoding torsin-1A-like, whose product is MNLRRGALRAALALVLLPLLTPAGAVEPISVGLAIAGAAASALTGFISYPRLYCYFRECCLHRHDPRAAAALQENLDKKLFGQHLVSKVVVKAVRGFLNNTNAKKPLALSLHGWTGTGKNFVSKIVAESIYKRGLQSKYVHQFVATLHFPHAHSINLYKDQLQSWIRGNVSVCPRSLFIFDEMDKMHAGLIDSIKPFLDYYELLDGVSYRQAIFIFLSNAGAEKITEVALDFWRNGRTREDIQLTDIQNALSVSVFNNKNSGFWHSTLIDRNLIDYFIPFLPLEYKHVKMCVRVEIESRGYAVDEDIVSRIAEEMTYFPREERIYSDKGCKTVDAKLDYYYDF
- the TOR1B gene encoding torsin-1B isoform X1 — translated: MKLLKAAVIFVLVPTLTPAFDPLSLSVAAGSALMAWHLLSSDSWLKCRFQECCKRNSTVNFKALKAQLDNRLFGQHLAKDVVLKAVLGFSNNPSPKKPLMLSLHGWAGTGKNFLSQILAEQVHPAGLRSKFVHLFLATLHFPHHDQVKLYKEQLQNWIRGNVSACPSSVFIFDEMDKMHPGVIDAIKPFLDYYEEVDGVSYRKAIFIFLSNAGGDLINKAALDFWTSGKRREDIQLKDLEPLLSVGVFNNKNSGLWHSSIIDRNLIDYFVPFLPLEQRHVKMCVRAEMAARGYAVDERIVQEVADEMTYFPKEQRIYSDKGCKTVQAKLDIHEDLVMRDTNTRG